Within Oxyura jamaicensis isolate SHBP4307 breed ruddy duck chromosome 4 unlocalized genomic scaffold, BPBGC_Ojam_1.0 oxy4_random_OJ106461, whole genome shotgun sequence, the genomic segment aaataatgtatttcataaatataaaattaccCCCAGGGAGGTGGGGTGTGTGCAGTGAGATTTGTATAACGAGCTGTTTGCTGAAGAGAAACTCCAAGGCTCCTCCTGGAGTCACTCCGACagtaaaacaatacaaaagTAAGAACAGGACAGGGCAAAACCCTTAACAGCAGCTAGAACAGGGGAACCCTTTTCCAAACCAGCACCATTGATTACAGACAACGTAGAAAATGCTTGAGCTCAAAAAAAATGGTTATATCCCCCGTGATTTTTTGGTgacagtttgttttttggtgACACAGTTTGACACATTTTGGTAGGAATTAAAGTGAGGAGACACTCCGTTAAATAAAAGCTCACACCAAACAGCTGGGAGCCTCTGTAACCAACATCTTACCTGTAGAAATGAAGGCATCGGTCCCAGTACGGAGCTACCCACCCACAGCACGTTATCCCCTAATGAGCCCTGCTCTCTGGCATCACTGCTGCAGCCAGTACAGTAACACTGACCGTGTAATTTTGCTGAAGGTTCCCCTGTAGAAAACTACAGCTCAGAAACAGGGCTGGAGCTGAAATGAGTATTTTTGCTAGGTGGAAACCACTTCCATTGGTTTTATGTGGTCAGCAGGTTTTCACTTGCAGAGCAGCTATGAAATCACTCTGAGCTTCTATTTTCACCTTACCCACGTGTACCAGACCTCCATTTGTTCAACTATGTTCTCGTtcaccaaaaaaatataaataaatacatctgttttCACACTAAAAAGATGCAAAAGTGGAGAAATGCGTTCAATAAGAGGAAAGTTCCTCTTCAGAAGCTTGCCAATAAAGGCCTTTTACTATTGCAAAACTTTATTTGCCCATCTTAATCATGTTTGGTTTGGCATTGTGAGGACTTGAAACCCTGCCTCCATCATAGACTCAACTTCTCTAAAACTCTGCCAGACTTTCCCACAAATCCTGTGTTTTCTCACACTCTCATCTTCCTGTGTATGATGTTCTCAGGCCAACCTTTCGAGGACAATTCCTCCGTAGCAGGAAGCTGTGCGATAGGCACACTGATGGCTCTTTGTCCCCTCCTACCCACAACACTACCCTCAGAAACcctaaaattcattttgcagCTTCTTGCTGCCATGCTCCCGTCCCCACACAACACGCTGGCTGTGGTCTCCTCCAAAAGTTTGCTCTCTCTGACCTGCCAATTTCCACCGCAGCTTCTCCTTTGGAAGCAGGGCACGAGCCAGCTGTGACACTCCAGCCTGCGACTGGGttttcctgccagcagctcttgCAGTTACCTGACACGCGGGACTAAGGCTACTGCAGCCTTCCCACAAGCagtccctccccttccctcctctgaTAAGAGCACTTACCACAGTGACCGAGTCTAGCATTACACGTTAATGACTGTTAGAGAAATAAGCTGTCACGTACTGCAGATCTAATTATAACAGGGTCTTCATTTTTCCAGCTCCAGACTTCCTGCATCTTGCaaagtaagcaaaaaaaaaaaaaggcacaaaacagAAGCTTACGTCTTCCTGGTGTCCCACACGTGCCGAAGAGAACAAAGCTTTCTGAACAGCATGCAACGGGCACCGCTAGCCTCCTTCAGTGCAGACAGCCTCTGCAGGAAGCCTgcaaggaaaagaggaggcttCTTCCCTGAGACCCAGGCTCATAGAGCATCCTTCTTACTGGCAAGTGGGGGACAACCCTCTCAGGACGGGGCAAAAGCAGTTAAAGGCACAGCTTCTGCCACCACCAGACAGAGCCTGCTGACAGTCATAGCAGAGAAAGAATGCAAAGCACTTCAAGTTGTGAGCATCTTATGGGCACATGGTAGTCCTTGTTTCGAGTCTAAGATGTCTCAAAAACCACTTGCTGCCAtacaaaaacaccacaaagtTGTGGCATTTGCTTTATAAACATAAGATATTTCATCCATTGTTATCATCTTGGCTTGATTCAGCTCTAAGCCATACAAGAACTCAAGTGGCAGGTATCACCTCACTACCATGTTGAAGTAGTGGCAACAGGTACTTGACGTTGGATGGCTTTGAAAAAATAAGCTGGCTTTTGCTCCAAGTACAGATgaggaatatatttatatttaagagAGCCTAAGACTGAGAAAATCTCTAGCCATCTCTGGTCAGGAGCCCCACTTGGCCTCAGAAGCAGTTTATcctgcacagaagcagcagcccctACTCATTTGTCATTACTCAACAGGTCAGCTCCTACCCCGGCCCCCCCTGCACTGATGGTGGTGAACCAGAAGTCAAAGGGAGCTGTTTCCATTGACAAGCCTCAGCCAGAGACAACAAATGAAGTCTGCTTTAGACAGAAGCCACAATAACACTGATCTCCAAAAGGAATTTATATACGCTCAGAACTCCAGTTAACTGTCACaattttattaacagaaaattaattggaacaGGGATTCAAGGAGCACAGACTTGGAACGGAGCAACTCTCAGGAACAAGTTATGTTGCTGACAGTTGTCAGGCAGGGTTCTTATTGCATAGTTAGTGAAACAAGAGACATCGAGTGGCAAACATACATAAAGTGGCAGTGTTCTCAATCCTAGAGCCAGGATCCGAGCCTGAGTTTGGTGCAGGGCTGAAGAGAGTagcagggaacaaaaaaaaaatgcatccatGTAAACATTCCGGGCCCAGGAGTCTCCATTAAGACATCCTCAGCAACATAAGACACTGCTGATTAAGGAAGAGGTCAGTTGCACAATAACTAATATGATCAGACTTTACTTAGAAGTGCAGTAAAGCCAGGGCTTTAGGATTCAGTCTTTGCAATTTTAATTACATGctcaaaagaaatcaagaagAAATCCTTATGCATATATCTAAAAAAAAGGGAGCATGACAAGAATACAACTGTTAACTCTTCCTGTCTCCTACTCAGGATTCTCCTAGCAAGCTAGCATTAGAGTAATTAAATACATTCACAGAAGATTAATCAAAATAAACTCTTCTCAATTGAAAAGTGAACCCAGTCTTATGAAGACTGGTCTTCTGGGggacttttttccttctctcagcaAAACATTCTGAGCTAGCCAATATCGGTAATTGAGGAGTTGAGCTCTTCAGAACCACCTGACAATTTTataagggcttttttttttttttttttttgactgtacAAGGTTCTTATTTTCACTAATTGGCTCACTGGAAATACACTGCCCCTGAGTTACAACTGTATCCTTCCGCCACCACCTTAATACTGTGTGCAAAAATCATCTGCCTTCAGAATTTCTGAAGGTATACACCTTGTCTTTCCTCCCCACATTAGTAACAAGAATTCagataaagtaaaaagaagagAGTTCTGtagcattttgcttttacttcttCATGGAATCTTTCCAATGCAACTTCACAAAAGCAAatgtagtctttttttcttctaaaaagaagattaattttccacagactATGTAGTGCAATTGGTTatcttgtagaaaaaaaaaatatcttcttcagCTCCatgaaaggaaatgctgaaattagTTCCAAGGTCCCagtaaaaataggaaagaataTCCAGTTTCTTCTATAAAGTTTCTTTTGTGTATAACACACAACACCTACTAGTCTGCCATTAATTGAAGAGTATAGAATCTGGGTCCTGGTTAGCCAGCTGTGCAATGTGCTTTAGTACATCCTTTTTGGTAATGATTCCAAGTAGCttcctgaaaaattaaaacacattttttcagtgCATCAACATCCAATGAACATATCCTTGCTCTTGCATAGCTTCTCATATGACAGTTTTAACTCCTTGCAGTAGCTCCAGCACTTGTTTGGATCACAACGCTGACACTCCATGCAAAGTGCAATGCTTATAAGCCCAAACAGACACTATCagtattttatactgaaaaaggtaaaacttATAACCAAGACACAATTTTTATTAACACCCTTCTCCAAAACGATCGACCTAAATGTCCAGGACTGCATTTTAAGTGCTGGTAGTCTCAATACCTACACTTTCATAAGTATAACCGATCGGTCATGATAGGTACTAAGGAGCTAAACCCAACTTCCGCCAGGAAGCACTGTATGACAAAGCCATTTTTTATCTGAAACTGAAATGATCTGAATGGCATCACAgtgaagaagagggagagaatcCCTTTTTGGTCCGGTCCTTCAAGGAAGGGaccatttgttttaattctttaccCTTGTTCACTCCTACCTCACCAAGCTCACTGCTTCTGAATTGACACCGCAGTGAATTCAAATGGGGGCATGATACACATGACCAGATTTGCAATGGAAGAGGCCGAGCCCTTTCCATCAGTTTTAGGGAGATCAAACCCGTCACCACATGGAGCTGTCTCTGACCATTTCACTAACCTTGCAGGATTTATGTTACTCCTCCAACTGAAAAAGGTTcagtaatttcagttttgtttttccctagaTTACTTTTGCCCTAACTGATACTCAGTTCTTCCTATCAGAGGCCTTCTCTCACTTGAAGCTCTGACTGAGACGCAGAGGTTTAATCATCAAATggttgagttggaagggacctttaaagtTCCAAACCCGCTGCCATCTTACTCTCCTGCAAGGAGTTTTTCCTACTATAGCTGAGCTGAACAGCTCAAGGATACCAACTAATCCAGCATTATCCACTGGGACTCAGGCCCAAAACTGCATCtacaggtgtgttttttttttttttgtttgttttgttttttttttacccattaTGAGTAACCAGGCACTGGCGCAATCCAAGCTTGCGAAATATATCCACGACAATTTCCATGGGTGTTTGGTCCGTCACTGTAAAAGGACTGAGATCCAGGATGCTCCTGAGTTTCAGCATAGAGGGGAAGCTTGGAGGCAGTGGAGGAGAGTGgtcagtgaaataaataatcGAGGTGCTCACAATTCCATCCTGCTTCTTCCGGGCATTTTctagaagaataaatatttgattaaataaCCTTTCCTTTTCTAAGTTGAAGAACATATCCTTTTCTCTCTGCCACATTGGAATGGCTTTAGAAGTCCATTCCTTCACTTCACTTGCACTGTTTCTCAAAACATGTAACTGATGACCCAAGCAGGCAGTGAAATGATTTGTACTTTTACCAGTCACGGATTTGGGACCTGTGCAGGGTAGCTGactaataaaataatgcttaacCTACTGGCTCAGGCTCCACATCCCCTGACCAGGgtcaagaacagaaaaaaaaatcaacacgGTGTTGAGTACCTGACAACATTCAGGTATTTGCAATAGTGCCTACTCCTGCTACATGGGCAATTTGGATGTCTGCTGTATTGCAGCTTCAATTTGATATTCACATTCCAGGACTCACTGGGTAGGGAATGACTTGGCCTCCAAACACCAGACTGATATTCAGAGCTGTTAAAAGCTAACTCCCATTTTCCATGCAAcctgaataaaaaaaattacttttaaggAGTCCCAAGAGATTCAGAACAAGGCAAACCTTGCCTTTGTCATACGCGTTTGACCAGATACTTATCAGAAAAGCAATACTTACATACTCCAGAAGAATATATTGTATGCAAAACTGACACTGACAATTTACCTAAGCGGGAACACACAGGCTTGTTTCATAGCTGCAAGCAACTTAATTATAGAAACTACTCTAATTGTGCCATGGTACAaccccagctcagcaccaaaAATTCTAACCTTCCATACAGGGAAGTATCAAGCTTGAGCTAAGACATCACATTAAACCACACATCGGAGATCACACCACTGAGCTCAGACGTGTTCAGTCCTTAATAATCACGCTGTTTCCGTGGTCACTTTCTGCTTCTGTCCAAGGTCTCTCACCTGCTCTCTTTCACCAGCATTTGTGTGTCCCCAAAGAGAGCCAGAACAGGGGACCGATCTGCAGGAAGCTAATTGAGCAATGACTGAGATAAGTATACAGCTGGATCAGGTCTTCCATCCAGCTCACCACGGGGCTTGCATGGACTCTGCCTGGCGACGGCGTAAGGAAATGTGTGAGTAGGCATGGGAGCAACTCCAAGCTTAGCATAGATGCTTGGAGCCTGAGGTCCAGCTGAATACAATCTATACAGACTAAACAGGCACGGAGCATGGATCTCGACTCCCTTAAGCCCAATCTTCATTACAGagcaagtgcattttttttttttaaagacttgcaTGCCAATGTACTCCTCAACCCTAACACACAGATTTCTCCTGCTTCGTcaacagaagaaacactgcCTCACACAACCAGCAAGAGACAACATGATCACAACTTGTACTCAAGCCTCATGTTTGCAAACATTACTTACAGGCTTCTAAGCAATATGTGAGGAAGAGGAACCTAACTGTGCCCTAATAAttgtaaaatacaatgctgttTCCAAAGGAACTCAATTCTCACGTCACAGATGAAAACTGCACGTGAGAGATGCCAGGACAGTGTCTGCCAAGTTCTGCCAGCACCACACATCAACTGCCTCAGAACAATGCTGGAGCACATGTGAAATGAGCAATGACTGGGATGGCTTTCAGTagtgcagagaaaggaaagactCTCCTCAAACATCAGTATCAATATTTACAGGTTTGATAGCACCAGCACCACCTCAGAAGTGACCCAACATTCAGTACACGGACCAGACTTTTTActctaattaaataaaataaggttTGAGACATTGACCGTTAAGAAAGCCTTCTGCAGAGCcatccaaaaagaaaaggtggCTTAGATCTTGCTGACAAGAAGTCTCATACTTCACAAGATTTTTGCAGGTAGTACGGCCCTTATAATTGCAATAGACAAGCCATGCTGTCCCTTCACACTCAAGACATGCAAACCTCACGCTACAGGGGGATGGAGATGTAGGCTTCCATAAGTATATCCACCATCACCACTGAGTGTTTACATTTGTTAAGTCAATTACAGTTGGTGCCATTTAAGGCCTCTAACTGCACCGCTTATCTGCATAGCATCTTGCCTTCCTGCACTTACCGATTGAAATGATGAGGTCTCTCCTGAGAACAAATCCTACGAGTCTTTGGGACTCCCGTGACACCACCACTGGGTAGCCACTGTACGTAGTTTCGTTGATTATGGTCTCAACATCTTCTACTGTCATGCTGTCCTGAGTAATGACAGTCAGAGGAGGATCGTTCCTCCGTGGTCTCATTACATCCATTGCAAGTGTCTTGTGCGAGAACTCCTCCTTGGCTTCCAAAAAAGGGTAGCCATTGAGACGAATGTGGGCATCGTAAATGCCTTCCCGCCCAATAGCATCAGCCATCCACTTGCTGGTCATGGCTGCTGCCATCAGAGGAACTATGTATTCCAGTCCACCCGTGAGCTCAAACATAATGACCACTAGCGACACAGTCATTCGGGTCACCCCTCCTACAAACAGAACACAGGAAGACAGAAGACATTAACATGTTTTGGGGGATTTCCAACCAATAGAGCTGACAGCTCCTACAGCTGTCCTCCACCAATGCATCTAGACAACGCGTTATATCAGTAAAAGGTTGCACTGTTAGACTCCTAGCTACAAAATAAGCGTCACATTCAGCATTGTAATGGAAGCCAAACATGAACAGAACATACTGTTAAAACCATCTGTCTGCTCCAAAATACCATGCTTATTATGggcccttctgcttcttttttttgggtCCCTTTGAGAAGGAACCTTGAAAGGCCATGTTCATTTCAAATCAGGTTATAAGAAATACCCTAGAGTCACGTGTCCTTGGATAGCACATCTTCTGAACGACAGAGATCCATGAACGATGTGGTATGTCTGTCCAAAACTTACTTCTTAAGACTATATATCAATGAAATACTTCACAATGACAATTTGCTGGGAAGGTCATCCcattaattaaatacaaaagaaagtgAGCTAGCTGCAGAAGAGTCTGCCATGCCCTGTACATGTGCCTTATGCATGTACACTGATAAACAGATTTATGGACTGATCCCTATGATAGGCCATGCAAAAGAGACAAGTGGCATCTTGACATCCTCCAGCTACTATCATTAATTTTCCTAACAACGTGGCTTCCCTACACAGGAATCTAAAGTCCCTGGACAGTCTCATTTGTTCTAGCTGCATATTCAGGAGATTCCCCATGGAAACCTATCGTCCAATGATAGGCTGGTGCTGGTAAAAGAATGCAAATAGGATCAGAAACACATTATAAGTTCTACTACAAAGTAGACCAAACACCCAAACATGCAGCCTGGACTTCAGAAGAAATCTGTTGCTTACCTAGACATGCTGCAGCCCCAACCATTGCATATAGGCCTGGAGTGATACAGTCAGCTCCTTGACTGCACCAGCCACTGAAGATGACCCAGTCATGGTGGTAAAAGGCCAGCTGCTCCATTGCTACTCCTAACAATCTTCCTGCTATAGCACCAACTGCCATGCTTGGGATGAAGAGCCCTGAAGGGACCTatgaaaaaacacatcagtGAATAAGGCATTTCTGATGGAGGCAGTATTCAAAGACTAGTGACAGAAGTTCAAACAAGACTGATTTAGAGGTTATCCTAAAGTTAAAACTGGCATGGATGCCATGCTCCATCATCTTTGCCCTTCCTGCACCAAAAAAGGTGTTTCCTCCTTGTATCCTTGGAGGAAACAAGGGACAGCACTGGGTATGCCAAATGCTGTCCTCACCGAACGAAACAAAGCATGCTCAAAAACCTCTGTAACAGAGTTTGAATTGTTTGCATTTACTTCTTTATGAGCAGGAGAAAGACCCACACTACAGTTCAGTGTGAAATagaatagactttttttttttttcaaaattttcctaAAAAGCAAGTTTATTTCCTAGAATAATAACACAAAGTTTCATTTGCACACCACTAACACTCTCCTGTGCCTTTCCAACTAACTGAGTACTTGTACTTATTTATGAAATACACACGATCCTTCAAAGTGAGAGCGCCTGTTATTAGCATATTAGTGATACCACATAGTAAACTCACTGCCAGCAAGTTTCACCTCTGCACTTCATCTGTTTCTGGATTTCGAAAGCTCCTAGTCTTTGAAGTGAGAGAATCTCCCCCGTGTgccctttacatatttttatatagcttTCTCATACACAGGGTATTTTTCCTCACAATTCTGATGATTGCCTTGAGTATCAGAAACAACCTCGGTGCAACAACGAGGTGCAAACCTCTGAGGTAGGGTCACCTCTTTTGGACAATCCATTCAAGGTAGTGGGGGACAGGGTAGAGACACTTAGGATCCATCTGATAAAGCCCACTGAGGGAAAGCTCAGACCTAGGCAGTACATCCACAGCTCAGGACACTGAACAGTCTGATTAATGAACAGCTATCATAAGCATTTACAAATGAGTATCTCAGTTGCTTTGCAATTAGGAAGGGGAGATATAATGGAAGCATTAAAAAGGCTTAAGTAAAGACAACTTAGAAGCAGTCAATGTTTGGAAAATGGGCCATGAATCCCTAACCTAGCAGTTTCAATGAGTGCGTGTGGTGGCCACACACAGGATAAAAGATTTCTACTGCCCTCAGTTACTCACAATGGAACAAATAATTGCCACCTATCGCCCTCTACAAAGCAGTTTCTTCTCTCTTAACAGAGCTTGGGGAGAAAAACACGTCTGTTTACTATATGGATAAAATTCTAGGGTTTCTGCATCAGATGAAAAGAACATGAGCTGCTTTACAGGTAACTCTCACCTTCATGCCAAAGGTGAAGATTGTGATGAAGACTTTCATTATAAGGGCCAAAGCCAGCTGCCACATGGCTGTGTAAACTCCTGGGCCAGCAGCTCGGTCTGGCAGGTCGTCCCCTTTGGTGCTGTTGAAGTCATTCACATACTCACAGAGCTTGGAAGAGTCCAAAATCCCACAGTCATTGAAGAGTTCAGAGATCAGCTCACTGGTGCTCATTCTGGTATACTCATTAGGGAAGGCCAGGATGGCTGTGATAGCAGTCACTACAAACACCTCCAGCACAGGGTATTTACCAAGTTTGGTTGTCTTACGTCGCCTGCACCAGGCGATGTTGCTGCGAATGAAGAAAGCTCCCCAAAGCCCACCAAATATTCCCAAAAGGACGAATGGCACAAGCTCCAGAAGATGCCATGGCATGTGAAACTCCACATAGAAGAGAACCAGGCGGCTGTTCCCAAAAGGATTGATGGAGCGCAAAGTAAACGCAGCTACCAGAGCAGCAAAGAAGGAACGCCACAGTGTCTTGAGAGGAAAATAGTAACTGacctaaaaaggaaaaacaaagcagactcAGTCACTTGTCACTACCCTGACTGGTACCCAGTAACATCACTACTGTATGAAGTACAAGAAAGGACAGAGACTGGTGTGAAATGAGGACTGAAAGGACTGAGACTGATGTACCTTCCCCTTCAGCCAAGACTCGATTATGAGGTCCCCTCTGTACAGACTACAATGACCAGGATGGATCCTGGTGTGCATACTCGCAGCAAACGCCCTCTATGATTCCTGAAGCGTAGATGATTTACTCGGATAATAAAAGTTGCTACAAATCACCTATGAGCTGAAACCAGAGAAGTATTTGTCTTTCATGCTCTGCATGGTCCAGAAGTGCCAAACAATGGCGTTTGCCATAGTAGCTGAGCACGACTATTGCTCAGCTGAGCAAAACCATCCCACTCTTTCTCTGAGTTAGGCCCTGAAGCCAGAAATGGTGATCCGTTTCCCGTCTGGATCAAAAGAACATTAGAACTTACTTGGTAAGAAAGAGAGTTTGATAAGCAAGGTAAGTTTGTTCTGAGGTACTCTGAGACAGAGCTGTCTGGTGAGAATGGACATATGGAATGACAGAGGCTGTGGTTGTGAGCAGTCAGTGTTGCTGAGCATGGACAGATCGGGGAAAAACAGCAGGTTTACTTTAAAGCCAGAGATATAcatcattcaaaataaattctacaGTATTCATAAGAATTACCTGAAACCCCAGTAAAGTTTAGGTTGCCTGGCAGACCTTGTAAATACACCACCAATCAGTATTCAACAGTCTCCTTTCCACACCCAAGCAGTTATGAGTggactgtattttaaaaccagCGGGGTCAGCTCTTGCAATAAAACAGCTCACCAGAGCTAATAGAAAATGCTGGTGTTACCTCTTCCAGACTAAAGAGCACTCCTCCAATCGGTGCACCAAAAGCTACAGAcacaccagcagctgcagctgctgataAAACCTGTGAAAGAAACTGAAGTCAGTCACACATTTTCAGCTTCCCCCTCaaatcctttcccttttttttgttggatGTCTACTTAAACGTGTGCAATTTTTATCTCCAATGATTGCAGAATAAGCTAATGTCTGACTTGTTTTAAAGACAACAGGGAAAAGATGGACTGAGCTAACTCCCTGAGAAATATtctagatgatcttggaggtcttttccaaccttaatgattctattgCAATTCACAAATAGCTTAAAAAAGCATTACCTTTTAAACAGTTCCACCCTTAAATCAGTTTGCAATTACCTTGTTCTTTTTTATCTGATTTCATGCTACTCTTGAACCCTAGATAAAGCTTTACTAAAACAGAACAGCAGTACTTCCACTTCCCAGAACATGTCTTTTGCTACATTTGCCTGCCTCACATCTGTACCCTTTATCAGAAGAGATCAACAAAGCAGATCT encodes:
- the LOC118157252 gene encoding H(+)/Cl(-) exchange transporter 5 isoform X2; amino-acid sequence: MEELVTAYYWPWRGGFCIYSQLLDVCYLGFVILPSCCVTCEGLCSLCLRLRNSRELCVLDFQIKTILSGFIIRGYLGKWTLIIKTITLVLAVSSGLSLGKEGPLVHVACCCGNILCHLFTKYRKNEAKRREVLSAAAAAGVSVAFGAPIGGVLFSLEEVSYYFPLKTLWRSFFAALVAAFTLRSINPFGNSRLVLFYVEFHMPWHLLELVPFVLLGIFGGLWGAFFIRSNIAWCRRRKTTKLGKYPVLEVFVVTAITAILAFPNEYTRMSTSELISELFNDCGILDSSKLCEYVNDFNSTKGDDLPDRAAGPGVYTAMWQLALALIMKVFITIFTFGMKVPSGLFIPSMAVGAIAGRLLGVAMEQLAFYHHDWVIFSGWCSQGADCITPGLYAMVGAAACLGGVTRMTVSLVVIMFELTGGLEYIVPLMAAAMTSKWMADAIGREGIYDAHIRLNGYPFLEAKEEFSHKTLAMDVMRPRRNDPPLTVITQDSMTVEDVETIINETTYSGYPVVVSRESQRLVGFVLRRDLIISIENARKKQDGIVSTSIIYFTDHSPPLPPSFPSMLKLRSILDLSPFTVTDQTPMEIVVDIFRKLGLRQCLVTHNGKLLGIITKKDVLKHIAQLANQDPDSILFN
- the LOC118157252 gene encoding H(+)/Cl(-) exchange transporter 5 isoform X1, with the protein product MNGTSKMMDFLEEPLPGVGTYEDFNTIDWVREKSRDRDRHREITSRSKESTWALIHSVSDAFSGWLLMLFIGLLAGSLAGLIDISAHWMTDLKEGVCLAGFWFNHEHCCWKSNTTFTDRDKCPEWKSWSQLIIGHGEGAFAYILNYLMYVIWALLFSLLAVLLVKGFAPYACGSGIPEIKTILSGFIIRGYLGKWTLIIKTITLVLAVSSGLSLGKEGPLVHVACCCGNILCHLFTKYRKNEAKRREVLSAAAAAGVSVAFGAPIGGVLFSLEEVSYYFPLKTLWRSFFAALVAAFTLRSINPFGNSRLVLFYVEFHMPWHLLELVPFVLLGIFGGLWGAFFIRSNIAWCRRRKTTKLGKYPVLEVFVVTAITAILAFPNEYTRMSTSELISELFNDCGILDSSKLCEYVNDFNSTKGDDLPDRAAGPGVYTAMWQLALALIMKVFITIFTFGMKVPSGLFIPSMAVGAIAGRLLGVAMEQLAFYHHDWVIFSGWCSQGADCITPGLYAMVGAAACLGGVTRMTVSLVVIMFELTGGLEYIVPLMAAAMTSKWMADAIGREGIYDAHIRLNGYPFLEAKEEFSHKTLAMDVMRPRRNDPPLTVITQDSMTVEDVETIINETTYSGYPVVVSRESQRLVGFVLRRDLIISIENARKKQDGIVSTSIIYFTDHSPPLPPSFPSMLKLRSILDLSPFTVTDQTPMEIVVDIFRKLGLRQCLVTHNGKLLGIITKKDVLKHIAQLANQDPDSILFN